One genomic region from Stutzerimonas decontaminans encodes:
- a CDS encoding hybrid sensor histidine kinase/response regulator, with protein sequence MLPRLCLALLLFCLSLQAWAFNPVVVDSIDSRQSLGSTTRYLEDPHGELSVDDVMALPSERFQPVKGGHVNEGKNSSTWWLRADLANHLADPLGGFIEINYPLLDHIELFLQYPDGSLSRQLTGDRYPFADRPVKVSNFWFPVELPPGETTLLLRIKTTSTLYVPLYFSTYNASAAQQQELSGLSGAFYGVLFAMFCYNLFLFASLREPAYFWYLVYTLNVGLFALSFDGLLVKWLADDGGLVALGIYALMFSHCLISIQFSRHFLHTRELFPRLDLVLRCTLLVVLGSMVSGLLLDVQTWSILASVTVIVASVGLLLTGAFVWRRGVRYGVYYTMAWGVLLASFILVTAGSLGVEIFGLYGAAVVKASVAFELITLSIGLADRINLLKEEGYRSREAAERAACENEEKSRFLAKMSHEIRTPLNGVLGMLQLLRETPLDRSQQFYLDTISSSGNSLMAVINDILDYARIGSGKLSLEDIDFDLEILISETIRLFTAQALEKQLSLHVGLEPGVPRRIRGDPTRLKQILMNLLSNALKFTEHGHVLLEVSSRQTPDGASRLVFCVSDSGIGMRQEVLAQLFESFSQGDSSTTRRYGGSGLGLAISKELVEMMNGHIEVQSAPGRGSRFCFEIPLHAAIDVEDPLTQLLAGRPALLASQDAQGLEALSHLLRRWGMRTERCQMPDRLPDYLADFTAAPLLVVQAPWPGSPSQWLERLRPHLETNQRVLLLYSPIHEPPPLTPELRLMSLSLPLQSGPLREALQALYECEPAPPAGTDTVAVALRQSEPCILVAEDNPVNQMVVRGLLKKRGYAVQLADNGRQAVDLYRRDPDAVQLILMDCEMPELDGFEASRQIRKLEADRQLQAVPIIAVTAHVLAEHRQRGLESGMDEFIGKPLESQQLYACLDSFLQGAS encoded by the coding sequence ATGTTGCCGCGTTTATGCCTGGCCCTGCTGCTGTTTTGCCTGTCGCTTCAAGCCTGGGCATTCAACCCTGTGGTGGTCGATTCGATTGATTCGCGCCAATCACTCGGCAGCACGACCCGCTACCTGGAAGATCCGCACGGCGAACTGAGCGTCGACGACGTCATGGCGTTGCCGTCAGAGCGTTTTCAACCGGTCAAAGGCGGGCACGTCAACGAAGGCAAGAACAGCTCGACCTGGTGGCTACGAGCCGATCTGGCCAACCATCTCGCCGATCCGTTGGGCGGATTCATCGAGATCAACTATCCCCTGCTCGACCATATCGAGCTGTTTTTGCAGTACCCGGACGGCAGCCTCAGCCGCCAGCTGACCGGAGACCGCTACCCCTTTGCCGATAGGCCGGTAAAAGTCAGCAATTTCTGGTTTCCTGTCGAGTTGCCTCCGGGCGAAACCACACTGCTGCTGCGGATCAAGACCACCAGCACCCTCTACGTACCGCTTTACTTCAGCACCTACAATGCCAGCGCAGCCCAACAGCAGGAGCTGAGCGGTCTAAGTGGCGCGTTCTACGGCGTGCTGTTCGCGATGTTCTGCTACAACCTGTTTCTCTTCGCTTCGCTGCGCGAGCCGGCGTATTTCTGGTATCTGGTCTATACGCTCAACGTTGGCCTGTTCGCGCTCTCGTTCGATGGCCTGTTGGTCAAGTGGCTGGCCGATGATGGGGGACTGGTGGCGCTAGGCATCTATGCCCTGATGTTCAGTCACTGCCTGATCTCCATCCAGTTCAGCCGCCATTTCCTGCATACCCGTGAACTCTTTCCCCGGCTCGACCTGGTGTTGCGCTGCACCCTACTGGTGGTCTTGGGCAGCATGGTTTCCGGGCTGCTGCTGGACGTGCAGACCTGGAGCATTCTCGCCAGCGTCACGGTGATCGTAGCTTCGGTCGGACTGCTGTTGACCGGCGCCTTCGTCTGGCGCCGCGGCGTGCGTTATGGCGTTTACTACACGATGGCCTGGGGCGTGCTGCTGGCATCCTTCATCCTCGTTACCGCCGGCTCGCTGGGCGTGGAAATCTTCGGTCTGTATGGCGCTGCAGTGGTCAAGGCCAGCGTCGCGTTCGAGTTGATCACCTTGTCCATCGGCCTGGCCGACCGCATCAACCTGCTCAAGGAAGAAGGCTACCGGTCGCGCGAGGCCGCCGAGCGGGCCGCCTGTGAGAACGAGGAGAAAAGCCGTTTTCTGGCCAAAATGAGCCACGAGATCCGCACCCCTCTGAATGGCGTGCTCGGCATGCTGCAACTGCTGCGCGAAACGCCGCTGGACCGCAGCCAGCAGTTCTACCTCGACACCATCTCCAGTTCCGGCAATTCGCTGATGGCCGTGATCAACGACATCCTCGACTACGCCCGGATCGGCTCCGGCAAGCTCAGCCTGGAAGACATCGACTTCGACCTGGAAATCCTGATTTCCGAAACCATCCGGCTGTTCACCGCCCAGGCGCTGGAAAAGCAGCTGAGCCTGCATGTCGGCCTGGAACCCGGTGTGCCACGGCGCATTCGCGGCGACCCTACGCGCCTCAAGCAGATCCTGATGAACCTGCTGAGCAATGCATTGAAATTCACCGAACATGGCCACGTGCTGCTCGAGGTGTCATCTCGCCAGACGCCGGATGGCGCTTCGCGGCTGGTTTTCTGCGTCAGCGACAGCGGCATCGGCATGCGTCAGGAAGTGCTGGCGCAGCTGTTCGAGTCGTTCTCACAGGGCGATTCGAGCACCACCCGGCGGTACGGCGGTAGCGGCCTCGGCCTGGCGATCAGCAAGGAACTGGTGGAGATGATGAACGGCCATATCGAGGTGCAGAGCGCGCCGGGTCGCGGCAGTCGTTTCTGCTTTGAAATCCCGCTGCACGCGGCGATCGACGTCGAAGACCCACTGACCCAGCTGCTGGCAGGCAGGCCTGCCCTGCTTGCCTCGCAAGACGCCCAGGGCCTGGAGGCGCTCAGCCATCTGCTGCGGCGCTGGGGCATGCGCACCGAACGTTGCCAGATGCCGGATCGCCTGCCGGACTACCTTGCCGATTTCACCGCCGCGCCGCTGCTGGTCGTGCAGGCCCCATGGCCCGGCAGCCCGAGCCAGTGGCTGGAGCGTCTGCGACCACACCTGGAGACGAATCAACGGGTTCTGCTGCTCTATTCGCCGATACACGAACCGCCGCCGCTGACCCCTGAATTGCGCCTCATGAGTCTCTCGCTACCCTTGCAGAGCGGCCCGCTACGCGAAGCTTTGCAAGCGCTCTACGAATGCGAGCCCGCGCCGCCGGCCGGGACCGACACGGTCGCCGTGGCGCTGCGGCAAAGCGAACCCTGCATTCTCGTCGCCGAGGACAATCCGGTGAATCAGATGGTGGTTCGTGGCCTGCTGAAAAAACGCGGCTACGCCGTGCAGCTTGCCGACAATGGCCGTCAGGCAGTGGACCTCTACCGCCGCGACCCGGACGCCGTGCAGCTGATTCTGATGGATTGCGAAATGCCCGAGCTGGACGGCTTCGAGGCCAGCCGGCAGATACGCAAGCTGGAAGCGGACCGGCAGCTGCAGGCTGTACCGATCATCGCCGTGACCGCCCATGTGCTGGCCGAGCATCGCCAGCGCGGCCTCGAATCCGGGATGGACGAGTTCATCGGCAAACCGCTGGAAAGCCAGCAGCTGTATGCTTGCCTGGACAGCTTCCTGCAGGGCGCTAGCTAG
- a CDS encoding YheU family protein — protein sequence MLIPHDQLEPDTLTRLIEDFVTREGTDNGDETPLETRVARVRRALDKGEAVIVFDADSQQCQLALRRDVPREWLD from the coding sequence ATGCTTATTCCCCACGACCAGCTCGAACCGGACACCCTGACCCGCCTCATCGAAGACTTCGTCACCCGCGAGGGCACCGACAACGGCGACGAGACCCCGCTTGAAACCCGCGTGGCCCGGGTACGCCGGGCACTGGACAAGGGTGAGGCGGTGATAGTCTTCGACGCCGACAGCCAGCAATGCCAGCTGGCCCTCAGGCGCGACGTGCCGCGCGAGTGGCTGGACTGA
- a CDS encoding MFS transporter codes for MLALVLAAINLRPGITSFAPLIERIAEELSLSRGLISLTTALPVLLMGLLAPLAPRLAVRFGLERSIALCLGLIGVALLLRLFGHNAVLLIATAGLVGAGIAVAGPLLSGFIKRYFLERMGQTAAWYSLSMAVGGTLGVVVTAPATEVMGQDWTRGLALWALPALAALLIWSRLPNQPEAASESRAGLPWKEPRAWLLSIYFALQAGLFYALATWLVARYHEVGYSLLQSNAFFSGFMLIGLPSAFAMPWLAQRLGNRHRIMAGCGVLATLCLALIALAPNWQPLVICMLLGIALNGTFSLALISPMYEASTPLAVSRLTAMMLCTGYSLACLTPVLAGLGRDLAGDYRVPFLVLTGMAACMSLLAMRLRPRHVGG; via the coding sequence ATGCTGGCCCTGGTACTGGCTGCGATCAACCTGCGTCCTGGCATTACTTCCTTCGCTCCGCTGATCGAGCGCATTGCCGAAGAGCTTTCGCTTTCCCGCGGTTTGATCAGCCTCACCACCGCCTTGCCGGTATTGCTGATGGGGCTGTTGGCGCCACTGGCGCCGCGGCTGGCCGTGCGTTTCGGTCTGGAGCGCAGCATCGCGCTGTGCCTCGGGCTGATCGGCGTGGCACTGTTGCTGCGGCTGTTCGGCCATAACGCCGTTCTGCTGATCGCTACCGCCGGACTGGTCGGCGCCGGGATCGCCGTCGCCGGGCCGTTGCTGTCCGGCTTCATCAAACGCTATTTCCTTGAGCGCATGGGCCAGACGGCGGCGTGGTATTCGCTGAGCATGGCGGTCGGCGGCACCCTCGGCGTAGTGGTGACGGCGCCGGCGACCGAGGTGATGGGGCAGGACTGGACGCGGGGCCTGGCGCTCTGGGCGCTGCCGGCATTGGCAGCGCTGCTGATCTGGTCACGTCTGCCCAACCAGCCGGAAGCCGCCAGTGAGAGCCGCGCCGGTTTACCTTGGAAGGAACCGCGAGCCTGGCTGCTGAGCATCTATTTCGCCCTGCAGGCCGGTCTGTTCTATGCGCTGGCCACTTGGCTGGTGGCGCGTTATCACGAGGTGGGCTACAGCCTGCTGCAAAGCAATGCGTTCTTCAGCGGTTTCATGCTCATCGGCCTGCCGAGCGCCTTTGCCATGCCCTGGCTGGCACAGCGGCTGGGCAACCGGCACCGGATCATGGCCGGCTGCGGTGTGCTGGCGACCCTTTGCCTGGCGCTGATCGCCCTGGCGCCGAACTGGCAGCCGCTGGTGATCTGCATGCTGCTCGGCATCGCGCTCAACGGCACCTTTTCCCTGGCGCTGATTTCGCCGATGTACGAGGCCAGCACGCCGTTGGCCGTCAGCCGGCTCACTGCAATGATGCTTTGCACAGGTTACAGCCTGGCCTGTCTGACGCCGGTGTTGGCGGGGTTGGGGCGTGATCTGGCCGGCGATTACCGCGTGCCGTTCCTGGTACTGACGGGTATGGCCGCGTGCATGTCGTTGCTGGCGATGCGTTTGCGGCCACGGCATGTGGGCGGCTGA
- a CDS encoding SDR family oxidoreductase, protein MHNRMMITGAGSGLGREIALRWARDGWQLALSDVNEGGLTETLKMVREAGGDGFTMRCDVRDYSQLIAFAQACEEKLGGIDIVVNNAGVASGGFFDELSLEDWEWQIAINLMGVVKGCKAFLPLVQKSKGKIINIASMAALMQAPGMSNYNVAKAGVVALSESLLVELRQAEVGVHVVCPSFFQTNLLDSFRGPTPNVKAQIGKLLESSPITAADIADYIHQQVAKGEFMILPHDEGRMAWKVKQQNPQAIYDEMALLAEKKRAKSKAL, encoded by the coding sequence ATGCACAACCGCATGATGATTACCGGTGCCGGCTCTGGGCTCGGTCGCGAGATTGCCCTGCGCTGGGCGCGTGATGGCTGGCAGCTGGCGCTTTCCGATGTCAACGAAGGCGGCCTGACGGAAACCCTGAAGATGGTCCGCGAAGCGGGCGGTGACGGTTTCACCATGCGCTGCGACGTACGCGACTACAGCCAGCTGATCGCCTTCGCCCAGGCTTGCGAGGAGAAGCTCGGCGGCATCGACATCGTCGTCAACAATGCCGGCGTGGCGTCTGGTGGGTTCTTTGACGAGCTGTCGCTGGAAGACTGGGAGTGGCAGATCGCGATCAACCTGATGGGTGTGGTCAAGGGCTGCAAGGCGTTCCTGCCGCTGGTGCAGAAGAGCAAGGGCAAGATCATCAACATCGCCTCGATGGCGGCGCTGATGCAGGCGCCGGGTATGAGCAACTACAACGTGGCCAAGGCCGGCGTGGTGGCGCTGTCGGAAAGTCTGCTGGTGGAACTGCGCCAGGCCGAGGTCGGCGTGCACGTGGTTTGCCCATCGTTCTTCCAGACCAACCTGCTGGACTCCTTCCGTGGCCCGACACCGAACGTGAAGGCACAGATCGGCAAGCTGCTGGAGTCCTCGCCGATCACCGCGGCGGACATCGCCGACTACATCCACCAGCAAGTCGCCAAGGGCGAATTCATGATCCTGCCCCACGACGAGGGTCGCATGGCCTGGAAGGTCAAGCAGCAGAACCCGCAGGCAATCTACGACGAGATGGCGCTGCTGGCGGAGAAGAAACGCGCCAAGAGCAAGGCACTCTGA
- a CDS encoding cation acetate symporter: protein MILRFLMTALLLAVSPALLADAITGEVEKQATNYTAIIMFVVFIVFTMGITKWAAKRNTSTADYYTAGGSITGFQNGLAIAGDFMSAASFLGISALVYTSGYDGLIYSIGFLVGWPIILFLMAERLRNLGKFTFSDVASYRLGQTQIRLLSAFGSLIVVAFYLIAQMVGAGKLIQLLFGLDYYVAVVLVGVLMVMYVLFGGMLATTWVQIIKAVLLLSGASFMAIMVMKSVGFDFGSLFAEAVKIHEKGAQIMSPGGLVSDPISAISLGLALMFGTAGLPHILMRFFTVSDAKEARKSVFYATGFIGYFYILTFIIGFGAILLVSTNPEFKDVTGAIVGGTNMVAIHLASAVGGNLFLGFISAVAFATILAVVAGLTLAGASAVSHDLYACVIKQGKAREEDEMRVTKLTTLTLGVVAILLGIIFEKQNIAFMVGLAFSIAASCNFPVLFLSMYWKGLSTRGALFGGSLGLFTALLLTIISPTVWVDVFGFAEAIFPYKYPALFSMVAAFVGIWFFSVTDKSKRAGEERERFFAQFVRSQTGLGATGAVAH, encoded by the coding sequence ATGATCCTGCGTTTTCTGATGACTGCCCTGCTGTTGGCAGTCTCGCCTGCACTGCTCGCCGATGCCATTACCGGCGAGGTCGAGAAGCAGGCCACCAATTACACCGCCATCATCATGTTCGTGGTGTTCATCGTCTTCACCATGGGTATCACCAAGTGGGCGGCCAAGCGCAACACCTCCACGGCTGACTACTACACCGCCGGTGGCAGCATCACCGGCTTCCAGAACGGCCTGGCGATCGCCGGTGACTTCATGTCGGCAGCGTCCTTCCTCGGCATTTCCGCGCTGGTCTATACCAGCGGCTATGACGGTCTGATCTACTCCATCGGCTTCCTCGTCGGCTGGCCGATCATCCTCTTCCTGATGGCTGAACGCCTGCGCAACCTGGGCAAGTTCACCTTCTCCGACGTGGCGTCCTATCGCCTTGGGCAGACGCAGATCCGTTTGCTCTCGGCGTTCGGTTCGCTGATCGTCGTGGCCTTCTACCTGATCGCGCAGATGGTCGGTGCCGGCAAGCTGATCCAGCTGCTGTTCGGCCTGGACTACTACGTCGCCGTGGTGCTGGTCGGTGTGCTGATGGTCATGTACGTGCTGTTCGGCGGCATGCTGGCGACCACCTGGGTGCAGATCATCAAGGCGGTGCTGCTGCTGTCCGGCGCCAGCTTCATGGCCATCATGGTGATGAAGAGCGTCGGCTTCGATTTCGGCAGCCTGTTCGCCGAAGCGGTGAAGATTCACGAGAAGGGTGCGCAGATCATGAGCCCGGGCGGCCTGGTCTCCGATCCCATCTCGGCGATCTCCCTCGGCCTGGCGCTGATGTTCGGTACCGCCGGCCTGCCGCACATCCTGATGCGCTTCTTCACCGTCTCCGACGCAAAGGAAGCGCGCAAGAGCGTGTTCTACGCCACCGGCTTCATCGGCTACTTCTATATCCTGACCTTTATCATCGGCTTCGGCGCGATCCTGCTGGTCAGCACCAACCCGGAGTTCAAGGACGTGACCGGCGCCATCGTCGGTGGCACCAACATGGTCGCCATCCACCTGGCCAGCGCCGTGGGCGGCAACCTGTTCCTCGGTTTCATCTCTGCCGTCGCCTTCGCCACCATTCTCGCCGTTGTAGCGGGTCTGACCCTGGCCGGTGCCTCGGCGGTTTCCCATGACCTCTATGCCTGCGTGATCAAGCAGGGCAAGGCGCGGGAAGAAGACGAGATGCGCGTGACCAAGCTGACGACCCTGACGCTGGGTGTGGTGGCAATTCTGCTCGGCATCATCTTCGAGAAGCAGAACATCGCCTTCATGGTCGGCCTGGCATTCTCCATCGCCGCCAGCTGCAACTTCCCGGTGCTGTTCCTCTCCATGTACTGGAAGGGCCTGAGCACCCGCGGCGCGCTGTTCGGCGGCTCGCTGGGGCTGTTCACCGCGCTGTTGTTGACCATCATCAGCCCGACCGTATGGGTCGACGTGTTCGGCTTTGCCGAAGCGATCTTCCCCTACAAGTACCCGGCGCTGTTCTCGATGGTCGCCGCCTTCGTCGGCATCTGGTTCTTCTCGGTCACCGACAAGTCCAAGCGTGCTGGCGAGGAGCGCGAGCGCTTCTTCGCCCAGTTCGTCCGTTCGCAGACCGGCCTGGGTGCCACCGGTGCCGTCGCGCACTGA
- a CDS encoding DUF485 domain-containing protein: protein MNNENVYRQIYANPRFQELVAKRGRFAWLLSAVMLGAYLAFILLIAFEPQILGVPLSADTVTTWGIPVGVGVIFMAFILTGVYVQRANGEFDRINQEILNEAQQ, encoded by the coding sequence ATGAACAATGAAAATGTTTACCGGCAGATCTATGCCAACCCGCGTTTCCAAGAGCTGGTCGCCAAGCGCGGGCGTTTCGCCTGGCTGCTGTCGGCCGTCATGCTCGGCGCCTACCTGGCGTTCATCCTGCTAATTGCCTTCGAGCCGCAAATCCTCGGTGTTCCGCTTTCTGCCGACACCGTGACGACCTGGGGCATCCCGGTGGGCGTCGGCGTGATCTTCATGGCCTTCATCCTGACCGGTGTCTATGTGCAGCGTGCCAACGGTGAGTTCGATCGCATCAACCAGGAAATCCTCAACGAGGCACAGCAATAA
- a CDS encoding DUF2061 domain-containing protein, with product MLKTVTFTLMHFCIAFSVTYALTGSIAIGGLVAAVEPLCNSVAFYFHEKVWQRFERSPAREAPIPKHAWLHHQS from the coding sequence ATGCTGAAGACCGTGACGTTCACCCTGATGCACTTCTGCATTGCCTTCTCGGTCACCTACGCGCTGACCGGCAGCATCGCCATCGGTGGCCTGGTCGCTGCCGTCGAACCGCTGTGCAATTCAGTGGCGTTCTACTTCCATGAAAAGGTCTGGCAGCGCTTCGAACGCAGCCCCGCGCGCGAAGCACCCATTCCCAAACATGCCTGGCTGCACCATCAATCCTGA
- a CDS encoding serine/threonine protein kinase: MQLLLRLTALLALVVAPVHAADLTVEAYGFPLSNPFEATIAGTPIELRAEVPTDDDIDQADYSLRLRPEREFTLPDNFWPVKQFRYRLARQRGPAPLMFIISGTGAHYSAGKTEALKRLFYGAGYHVVQLSSPTSYDFMSAASRYATPGISSDDAKDMYRVMQAVRAQQHKLPVTEFHLTGYSLGALNAAFVSQLDETRRSFDFKRVLLLNPPVNVYTSVGNLDKLVQTRVEGIDNNTTFYEVILEKLTRYYQQRGYIDLDEAMLYDFQQSTLKLSDEQMAMLIGSVFRFSAADITFTSDLINRRGLIVPQDYPINQGTRLEPFFKRALLCDFDCYITEQLIPMWRAQYDGGSLTQLIQQVSLYALEDYLRQSPKIAVMHNADDVILGAGDIGFLRRTFGERLTLYPRGGHCGNLNYRVNAQHMLEFFRG, translated from the coding sequence ATGCAGCTGTTGTTGCGCCTGACCGCCCTGCTCGCCCTGGTCGTTGCACCTGTCCACGCCGCCGACCTGACTGTCGAAGCGTACGGTTTCCCACTGTCCAATCCCTTCGAAGCCACGATCGCCGGTACTCCCATCGAGCTACGCGCCGAAGTACCGACCGATGACGATATCGATCAGGCCGATTACAGCCTACGCTTGCGCCCCGAGCGGGAATTCACGCTGCCGGACAACTTCTGGCCGGTGAAACAATTTCGCTATCGGCTAGCCCGCCAGCGCGGCCCGGCGCCGCTGATGTTCATCATCTCCGGGACAGGCGCGCACTACTCCGCCGGCAAAACGGAGGCGCTGAAGCGCCTGTTCTACGGCGCCGGCTATCACGTCGTACAGTTGTCCTCACCAACCAGCTACGACTTCATGTCCGCCGCCTCGCGCTATGCGACCCCAGGGATCAGCAGCGACGACGCCAAGGATATGTACCGCGTCATGCAGGCCGTTCGTGCACAACAACACAAATTGCCCGTTACCGAATTTCACCTCACCGGCTATAGCCTCGGCGCGCTGAACGCGGCGTTCGTCAGTCAGCTTGATGAAACGCGGCGCAGCTTCGACTTCAAGCGCGTGTTGCTGCTCAACCCGCCGGTCAACGTCTACACCTCGGTCGGCAACCTGGACAAACTGGTACAGACCCGCGTCGAAGGGATCGACAACAACACTACTTTCTATGAGGTGATACTGGAGAAGCTCACCCGCTACTACCAGCAACGGGGCTACATCGACCTTGACGAGGCAATGCTCTACGACTTCCAGCAATCGACATTGAAGCTCAGCGACGAGCAAATGGCGATGTTGATCGGCTCGGTATTCCGCTTCTCCGCCGCTGACATCACCTTTACCTCCGACCTCATCAACCGTCGCGGGCTGATCGTGCCGCAGGACTATCCCATCAACCAGGGCACCCGCCTCGAGCCGTTCTTCAAGCGCGCCCTGCTATGCGACTTCGACTGCTATATCACCGAACAGCTGATTCCGATGTGGCGCGCGCAGTACGACGGCGGCAGCCTGACGCAGCTGATCCAGCAGGTCAGCCTGTACGCCCTTGAGGACTACCTGCGCCAAAGCCCGAAGATCGCAGTGATGCATAACGCCGATGACGTGATCCTCGGCGCGGGCGATATCGGCTTTCTGCGCCGCACCTTTGGTGAGCGCCTGACCCTCTATCCGCGAGGCGGCCACTGCGGCAACCTCAACTACCGTGTCAATGCTCAACACATGCTGGAGTTCTTCCGTGGCTAA
- a CDS encoding MlaA family lipoprotein yields the protein MLLPLLLASGLAFAETPAVDDDGFTHPLRNLEFNPGLDQREFERATFQALDVYDPFEPINRRIYHFNYRLDQWVMLPVVRGYRYVTPQPVRTGVSNFFSNLGEVPTLFNSLAQFKGQRAANATARFLFNTILGVGGVWDPATRMGLARQSEDFGQTLGYWGVPQGPYLIIPALGPSNLRDATGRVADFAVESQIDFLQYSETTGGELSLTALRAVNARHVTSFRYGQLNSPFEYEKVRYVYSRARDLLVEE from the coding sequence ATGCTGCTGCCGCTACTACTGGCCAGTGGCCTGGCCTTCGCCGAAACTCCGGCGGTCGACGACGATGGCTTTACCCATCCATTGCGCAACCTGGAGTTCAACCCCGGGCTGGACCAGCGTGAGTTCGAGCGCGCCACCTTCCAGGCGCTGGACGTCTACGACCCGTTCGAGCCGATCAACCGACGCATCTACCATTTCAACTACCGGCTCGATCAGTGGGTGATGCTGCCGGTAGTGCGAGGCTATCGCTATGTCACGCCGCAGCCGGTGCGCACTGGCGTAAGCAACTTCTTCAGCAACCTCGGCGAAGTGCCAACGCTGTTTAACAGCCTCGCTCAGTTCAAGGGCCAGCGTGCAGCGAACGCCACGGCGCGCTTTCTTTTCAATACCATTCTCGGCGTCGGCGGCGTATGGGACCCGGCGACCCGCATGGGTCTGGCACGGCAGAGCGAAGACTTCGGGCAGACGCTTGGCTATTGGGGCGTCCCGCAGGGCCCCTATCTGATCATTCCGGCACTGGGCCCATCCAATCTGCGCGACGCCACCGGCCGCGTTGCGGATTTCGCCGTCGAGAGTCAAATCGATTTTCTGCAGTATTCCGAAACCACCGGCGGTGAACTGAGCCTGACCGCGCTGCGCGCCGTCAATGCGCGGCACGTCACCAGCTTCCGCTATGGTCAGCTCAACTCCCCGTTCGAGTACGAGAAAGTGCGTTATGTCTACAGCCGCGCACGGGACCTGCTGGTCGAGGAATAA
- a CDS encoding pirin family protein, which translates to MSQRQILSITTGRPTSDGAGVSLTRVFGGAAPERFDPFLMLDEFGSNDPDEYIAGFPPHPHRGFETITYMLEGRMRHEDHMGNVGLLESGGVQWMTAARGVIHSEMPEQQEGTMRGFQLWLNLPAHAKLGDPGYRDFAPTEIPQVVLPGGVQAKVIAGTLKVGDAEQQGIVQRPDTEPQLFDLHLPAGSTLSPLIPDGHRLLLYVYEGVLRVGDQAASKGQLVRMSEQGQVRLHSERGARLILLAGRPLGEPIVQYGPFVMNSREEIEQALRDFRDGALA; encoded by the coding sequence ATGTCCCAACGGCAGATCCTTTCCATCACCACCGGCCGGCCCACCTCCGATGGCGCAGGCGTCAGTCTGACCCGCGTGTTCGGCGGCGCCGCACCGGAACGATTCGACCCGTTTCTGATGCTCGACGAATTCGGCTCGAACGATCCGGACGAGTACATCGCCGGCTTTCCTCCGCACCCGCATCGCGGCTTTGAAACCATCACCTACATGCTCGAAGGGCGCATGCGCCACGAGGACCACATGGGCAATGTCGGGCTACTGGAAAGCGGCGGCGTGCAGTGGATGACCGCAGCGCGCGGCGTCATCCACAGCGAGATGCCGGAACAGCAGGAAGGCACCATGCGCGGCTTCCAGCTGTGGCTGAACCTGCCCGCCCACGCCAAACTCGGCGATCCAGGCTACCGGGATTTCGCCCCAACCGAGATCCCGCAGGTGGTGCTGCCAGGCGGGGTGCAGGCCAAGGTCATTGCCGGAACCTTGAAGGTGGGTGACGCCGAGCAACAGGGCATCGTCCAGCGGCCCGATACCGAGCCCCAACTGTTCGATCTGCACTTGCCCGCAGGCAGCACGCTGTCGCCGCTGATTCCGGACGGACATCGGTTGTTGCTCTACGTCTATGAGGGTGTACTACGGGTGGGCGATCAAGCAGCCAGCAAAGGCCAGCTGGTACGAATGTCCGAGCAAGGCCAGGTGCGGTTGCACAGCGAACGCGGCGCACGGCTGATCCTCCTGGCGGGTCGGCCACTCGGCGAGCCGATCGTGCAGTACGGGCCGTTCGTGATGAACAGCCGCGAGGAAATCGAGCAGGCGCTGCGGGATTTTCGTGATGGGGCGTTGGCCTGA